The following are from one region of the Geoalkalibacter subterraneus genome:
- a CDS encoding type VI secretion system Vgr family protein produces MSFISAAWDASSHRADAQQYFFRVQGVPDGTLAVKDFSGSDHGLSQDYCFTINLFSESFLDVGLAVGRKGTLEMAWEGRMLPLHGVVSEISYVGEAVGGHAYVVRLNSVLHPLKLRRDNRVFLNTTAPQIIEEILQGAGFSETDYELELDGDYPFREFVVQYDESDWDFLLRICAHVGIFFRFSQNGEGVRIVFHDRVDDLPACACGELLYEVQSGTRRGRETVFALRERSNLLSAQVELKDYNDQTPEAHLSAHASSSGGNGRDYRYGEHFLDLEQGQQLARMRGQLLDWQRRTLVAETDCRALAPGEILSITGHSDEGLNGDYLIVELEHDGDQSAGFAFGDSGKGMSYRNRLLLTRAGTPYRPPLPAARPMHGLLTARIETTGGEYAYLDEQGRYRLRTDFDLSETAPGEASHPVRMVQPYAGRDYGFHFPLHAGTEVVISCVNGDLDRPVILGALPNPDTPTPVTSANRTQNILRTWGGNELLMDDRAGREKTELFTRERKNILSLDADCDGHRVRLASEEGEMEVYAAKTMLLESGDSQFVEVGKDQIVTVENAQRLMTRTGEIEQQAATDIRMKAGENILMQSDRQDIEMRSGRDLVAEVGRNLSMEVRSEDFDLQVTQGKISINAARAITVTGQGGGAIRIGQSGGGIEITAGGDVIISGGSVEVNAGMISLKGGKIGSN; encoded by the coding sequence ATGTCATTCATTTCTGCGGCTTGGGACGCCTCGTCTCACAGGGCTGATGCCCAGCAGTATTTCTTCCGTGTTCAAGGCGTGCCGGATGGGACCCTGGCGGTGAAGGATTTCAGCGGGAGCGACCACGGGTTGTCGCAGGATTACTGTTTTACCATCAACCTGTTCTCTGAAAGCTTCCTGGATGTGGGGCTTGCCGTCGGGCGCAAGGGTACGCTCGAGATGGCATGGGAAGGGCGGATGCTTCCACTTCATGGGGTCGTCAGTGAAATCTCCTATGTGGGGGAGGCCGTCGGCGGCCACGCGTATGTTGTGCGGCTCAACTCTGTTCTTCACCCCCTTAAATTGAGGCGTGACAACCGGGTTTTTCTCAACACCACCGCGCCGCAGATCATCGAGGAGATCCTGCAGGGAGCCGGCTTCAGCGAGACCGACTACGAACTGGAGCTTGACGGCGACTATCCCTTCCGCGAATTCGTGGTGCAGTACGATGAGAGCGATTGGGATTTTCTCCTGCGCATCTGCGCTCATGTGGGCATCTTCTTTCGATTCTCCCAGAACGGGGAGGGGGTACGGATCGTCTTTCACGACCGTGTTGACGATCTGCCGGCCTGCGCCTGCGGCGAACTGCTCTATGAAGTTCAGAGTGGCACTCGCCGCGGCCGCGAGACGGTATTTGCCCTGCGTGAGCGCTCCAACCTGCTGAGCGCGCAGGTCGAACTCAAGGATTACAACGATCAGACCCCCGAAGCGCATTTGTCGGCCCATGCCTCATCGTCTGGCGGCAATGGGCGTGACTACCGCTACGGAGAACATTTTCTCGACCTCGAGCAGGGGCAGCAGCTGGCCCGGATGCGCGGTCAACTGCTGGACTGGCAGCGCCGCACCCTGGTTGCCGAGACGGACTGCCGGGCCCTGGCGCCGGGAGAAATTCTGTCCATAACCGGTCACTCGGATGAAGGACTCAACGGAGATTATCTTATCGTCGAGCTCGAACATGATGGCGATCAAAGTGCCGGTTTCGCTTTTGGGGACAGCGGCAAAGGCATGAGCTACCGCAACAGGCTGCTGCTGACTCGCGCTGGAACGCCCTATCGGCCTCCCTTGCCCGCCGCGCGTCCGATGCACGGCCTATTGACGGCGCGCATCGAGACGACTGGCGGTGAATATGCCTATCTCGACGAACAGGGGCGCTACCGCCTGCGCACCGATTTCGATCTCAGCGAGACAGCCCCCGGCGAGGCCAGTCACCCGGTGCGCATGGTGCAGCCCTACGCCGGCAGGGACTACGGTTTCCATTTCCCTTTGCATGCCGGCACCGAGGTGGTGATTTCCTGTGTCAACGGTGATCTGGACCGGCCGGTGATTCTTGGTGCCCTGCCCAACCCCGATACGCCTACGCCGGTAACCAGCGCAAACCGCACGCAGAACATCCTGCGCACCTGGGGCGGCAATGAGCTGCTTATGGACGATCGCGCCGGCAGGGAAAAAACCGAACTCTTCACCCGCGAGCGAAAGAACATCCTGAGCCTTGACGCCGACTGCGACGGGCATCGCGTGCGACTGGCCAGCGAAGAGGGCGAGATGGAGGTCTATGCTGCCAAAACGATGCTGCTCGAATCGGGCGACAGCCAGTTCGTCGAGGTGGGCAAAGATCAGATCGTCACCGTGGAAAACGCTCAGCGCCTGATGACCCGCACAGGCGAGATCGAGCAGCAGGCGGCCACCGATATCCGCATGAAGGCCGGAGAAAACATCCTCATGCAGAGCGACCGGCAGGATATCGAAATGCGCAGCGGCCGCGACCTTGTCGCCGAAGTCGGACGCAACCTGTCTATGGAGGTGCGAAGCGAAGATTTCGATCTCCAGGTCACTCAGGGGAAAATCAGCATCAACGCGGCCCGCGCCATCACAGTGACGGGGCAGGGAGGTGGTGCCATCCGCATTGGCCAGAGCGGCGGAGGCATTGAGATCACCGCCGGCGGGGATGTGATCATCAGCGGCGGCAGCGTCGAGGTCAACGCCGGCATGATAAGCCTTAAGGGCGGCAAAATCGGCAGCAATTGA
- a CDS encoding DUF4150 domain-containing protein, with the protein MSNVLINGRTAVHAGSGGILTTVDVCRTKIGKPIVNIAYTNIARSADAAQTAATVLINGHPVCHQKSIFAVSTGDEPGDRLGVVSNTIKGKAEFITASSNVFIEGVPAVRQGDMMISNNGNTAPMPLMQPGAAPPAGLDLGAMEEAQSSEWPRRIDYGLLGGQTPLIKGGPCGEQNA; encoded by the coding sequence ATGAGCAACGTCCTGATCAACGGCCGCACGGCCGTGCATGCCGGCAGCGGCGGCATCCTGACTACTGTCGATGTGTGCCGCACCAAGATCGGTAAGCCGATCGTCAACATTGCCTACACCAATATCGCGCGCAGCGCCGATGCCGCGCAAACTGCCGCCACGGTGCTCATCAACGGCCATCCCGTCTGTCATCAGAAAAGCATCTTCGCCGTGAGTACGGGCGATGAGCCCGGCGACCGCCTGGGCGTGGTGTCCAACACCATCAAGGGCAAGGCTGAATTCATCACCGCCTCATCCAACGTGTTCATCGAAGGCGTGCCCGCCGTGCGCCAGGGGGACATGATGATCTCCAACAACGGCAATACGGCGCCCATGCCGCTGATGCAGCCCGGTGCCGCGCCGCCCGCCGGACTTGATCTCGGCGCTATGGAAGAAGCTCAGAGCAGCGAGTGGCCGCGGCGTATTGATTACGGCCTGTTGGGTGGGCAGACGCCGCTCATCAAGGGCGGTCCCTGCGGGGAGCAGAACGCATGA
- a CDS encoding toxin VasX has translation MSRQHRRLARYIDGEGDEAQRYRELVIDTLDEATQRLTLVMRDLAFNNSSPEEREYIVLPLAASVPTVPADAPRPSCIEEYPNFVIPILPKRYATPEPDPAQAQELRTGWLYVYRNGHLWRELEVMEHGHTRDVNLRRHQGKDERPASGEVDSRVLIPYKMGSIHQQIEIAYSEVQWSWARINALGGMDPDPKEEPRLRPDTPKPQVGKEQAAANRRARMQDFTAELKRHIRGEDTENIQSVENCTAEIYSLHLHRFSKLPVVYLHDPLGVAMDLADQHEAAWADMESFIEALRVGLPPEKLALEVQRGDIFGEAEQTLRQQVAAQFQVAVLMQQIGFASEENRKKYGRHLSRECLDVLLGAGERRQLRQVIMNTREGLVSFLESRAYQTALGDYLDNTPERRLNGKGVVLYAARFLELSANFLDARLDPPDTHTAAERQTSQAAQAYMNRLKTAGNSAGLLLAENVEIRTESTSRPAARPRTVALLQDDATPQSLRLKTILEDQGVDLATRAGAIGTALIEAFSSITADLKTLEWVSERVNTLKVPGFGEYTVIDVSLPEPKIPEGYHPVEGETTSLARPAVTYKAALALGARTATADGMMSVVQKNRIAIFPATLEVTEVTARQLVRKDLKPLPARLAARYHDSIPRAVAVAPFFVALDLLNLRTVLHQIAAGEIKGLGDAGLRGLQLISAMSGVAQGMAETGNLWLRVGKMETSRSLAKISLRGRVVGNVAMGFFNIFDGLKTRRENDNDAAAVKFIAAGAFFGLAAATTWAWAIPLTLVAVAGTLAGTWLEDDPLERFAKNGPLHLHHKRDATPWEKIRALAQAPSVEASFSAEWSQWTEIERLFLDEYLLGFGVETSARGPHSRSFPSVYVDTLSAICSFQRFVPMLSQTEIFCHYYPGGDFSLEPTVIHPTVEDFRTEKDTQMISSIGVTFPIPQEHLRNQSPYWSAIIFCRIKSQTDRENCRPPLGGDGSPRYFAIRHHGNGMMRKTARRIGTMQELARPEFWRTT, from the coding sequence ATGAGCCGTCAACATCGCCGCCTGGCGCGTTACATCGACGGCGAGGGCGACGAAGCCCAGCGTTACCGCGAACTGGTCATCGACACTCTCGATGAGGCCACGCAACGGCTCACCCTGGTCATGCGCGATCTGGCGTTCAACAACTCTTCGCCCGAAGAGCGCGAATATATCGTGCTGCCTTTAGCAGCCTCGGTGCCCACGGTTCCCGCTGACGCCCCGCGTCCCTCCTGCATCGAAGAGTATCCCAACTTCGTCATCCCCATCCTGCCCAAGCGCTACGCGACTCCCGAGCCCGACCCGGCCCAGGCGCAAGAGCTGCGTACTGGCTGGCTCTACGTCTACCGCAACGGCCATCTGTGGCGCGAACTCGAAGTCATGGAGCACGGTCACACCCGCGACGTCAACCTGCGCCGTCATCAGGGCAAAGACGAGCGCCCGGCAAGCGGCGAAGTCGACAGCCGCGTTCTCATCCCCTACAAGATGGGCAGCATTCATCAACAGATCGAAATTGCCTATTCCGAAGTGCAGTGGAGTTGGGCGCGCATCAACGCCCTGGGCGGCATGGACCCCGACCCCAAGGAGGAACCGCGCCTGCGTCCCGACACCCCCAAACCGCAAGTTGGCAAGGAACAGGCCGCCGCCAATCGCCGCGCGCGCATGCAGGACTTTACCGCCGAACTCAAACGCCACATCCGGGGCGAGGACACGGAAAACATCCAGAGTGTGGAGAACTGCACGGCAGAAATCTACTCGCTGCACCTGCATCGATTCAGCAAGCTGCCGGTGGTGTATCTGCATGATCCCTTGGGGGTGGCCATGGATCTGGCCGATCAGCACGAAGCCGCCTGGGCTGATATGGAGAGTTTCATCGAGGCTCTACGCGTCGGGCTTCCTCCGGAAAAGTTGGCCCTTGAAGTGCAGCGCGGCGACATCTTCGGCGAAGCGGAGCAGACCCTGCGCCAGCAGGTTGCCGCGCAGTTCCAAGTTGCCGTCCTGATGCAGCAGATCGGTTTTGCTTCCGAGGAAAACCGCAAAAAGTACGGCCGGCATCTTAGCAGGGAATGTCTCGACGTGCTGCTCGGGGCAGGGGAGCGCAGGCAATTGCGCCAGGTTATCATGAACACCAGAGAGGGTTTGGTGTCTTTTCTGGAAAGCCGCGCCTATCAAACGGCCCTGGGCGATTATCTCGACAACACCCCCGAGCGCCGACTCAACGGCAAGGGAGTGGTTCTTTATGCTGCGCGTTTTCTGGAACTGTCGGCGAATTTTCTCGACGCCCGGCTTGATCCGCCGGACACCCATACGGCCGCCGAGCGGCAGACCTCGCAGGCGGCCCAGGCCTACATGAACAGGCTCAAGACTGCCGGCAACTCCGCGGGGCTGCTGCTGGCGGAAAACGTGGAGATCCGCACCGAGTCCACCTCTCGTCCCGCCGCCAGACCGCGCACGGTAGCCCTGCTGCAAGACGATGCAACGCCGCAGAGCCTGCGACTCAAAACCATCCTGGAGGATCAAGGCGTTGATCTCGCCACCCGGGCTGGAGCGATCGGCACCGCTTTGATCGAAGCTTTTTCCAGCATCACGGCCGATCTGAAAACGCTGGAGTGGGTCTCAGAACGCGTCAACACCCTCAAAGTGCCTGGATTCGGTGAATACACCGTGATTGACGTCTCGCTGCCCGAACCGAAAATCCCCGAAGGTTATCACCCCGTCGAGGGGGAAACCACCAGCCTGGCCCGCCCGGCAGTCACCTACAAAGCGGCGCTGGCCCTCGGTGCCCGGACCGCCACAGCCGATGGCATGATGTCAGTGGTGCAAAAAAACCGGATCGCCATTTTCCCCGCCACCCTCGAGGTGACGGAAGTGACCGCGCGTCAACTCGTGCGCAAGGATCTCAAACCCCTTCCGGCCAGGCTTGCGGCCCGTTATCACGACTCGATCCCCCGCGCCGTCGCCGTCGCGCCCTTTTTCGTCGCCCTCGACCTGCTCAACCTGCGCACCGTCCTGCACCAGATCGCTGCCGGTGAGATCAAAGGTCTGGGCGACGCAGGTCTTCGGGGGCTTCAGTTGATCTCGGCGATGAGTGGCGTTGCGCAGGGGATGGCGGAGACGGGGAATTTGTGGTTGCGGGTTGGGAAAATGGAGACAAGTCGAAGTTTAGCTAAAATTTCTCTTCGCGGTCGTGTTGTCGGCAATGTGGCTATGGGGTTCTTCAATATTTTTGATGGCTTAAAAACTCGTCGCGAAAACGACAATGATGCAGCGGCGGTCAAATTCATTGCCGCCGGGGCTTTTTTCGGGCTTGCTGCTGCCACTACTTGGGCTTGGGCAATTCCCCTGACCCTAGTCGCTGTAGCCGGGACCCTCGCGGGCACCTGGCTGGAGGACGACCCTTTGGAGCGTTTTGCCAAAAATGGGCCGCTGCACTTGCACCACAAAAGGGATGCCACGCCCTGGGAGAAAATCCGTGCCCTTGCTCAAGCGCCTTCGGTAGAAGCAAGCTTCAGCGCCGAGTGGTCGCAGTGGACGGAAATCGAGCGGCTCTTTCTGGACGAATACCTTCTCGGTTTTGGGGTTGAAACTAGCGCGCGCGGACCACACAGTAGATCTTTCCCGTCAGTGTACGTGGATACCCTTTCAGCCATCTGCTCCTTTCAACGGTTCGTGCCCATGCTGAGTCAGACAGAGATCTTCTGCCATTACTATCCCGGAGGCGATTTTTCTTTAGAACCGACCGTCATCCACCCGACTGTCGAGGATTTCCGCACGGAAAAGGATACACAGATGATTTCCAGCATCGGTGTTACATTTCCCATACCGCAGGAACACCTGCGAAATCAGAGCCCGTACTGGAGCGCGATTATCTTCTGCCGCATTAAGTCCCAAACTGACCGTGAGAATTGCCGGCCCCCCCTCGGCGGGGACGGCAGCCCCCGTTATTTCGCCATACGCCACCACGGCAACGGCATGATGCGGAAAACCGCCCGACGCATCGGGACGATGCAAGAGTTGGCCAGACCTGAATTCTGGAGAACAACCTGA
- a CDS encoding REP-associated tyrosine transposase has translation MPRTSRGLADGYCYHILNRGNGRQQVFHKDQDYLAFINLLSEAIERYPITLFAYCLMPNHFHLLVRAEMGEELSRCMQWLMTSHVRRYHRHYGGSGHVWQGRYKSFIVQQDSYLVTAARYIEANPLRAGMVDKAQNWPWSSYCESSGEKERQITAPIPTPYNLNWAEFVNQPLTQGQQNKWQKSMERQSPFGEEDWQKRVCGQFGLESTLRPIGRPRKIQEK, from the coding sequence ATGCCAAGAACTTCCAGAGGTTTAGCCGACGGCTACTGCTACCATATCCTCAATCGCGGCAATGGTCGGCAGCAGGTTTTTCATAAAGATCAGGACTATCTCGCGTTCATCAACCTGCTGAGTGAGGCCATTGAGCGCTATCCGATCACTCTCTTTGCCTACTGCCTGATGCCCAACCATTTTCATCTGTTGGTTCGTGCGGAAATGGGGGAAGAACTGAGTCGTTGCATGCAGTGGTTGATGACCAGCCATGTCCGTCGCTATCACCGGCATTACGGCGGTAGTGGCCACGTTTGGCAAGGGCGCTACAAGAGCTTTATTGTGCAGCAGGACAGTTATCTGGTCACTGCGGCGCGCTATATTGAAGCCAATCCGCTGCGTGCCGGTATGGTGGACAAAGCACAAAACTGGCCCTGGTCTTCCTACTGCGAAAGCAGCGGGGAAAAGGAAAGGCAGATAACAGCTCCGATACCGACTCCCTATAATTTGAATTGGGCTGAATTTGTAAATCAACCCTTGACGCAAGGGCAACAAAACAAATGGCAAAAAAGCATGGAGCGGCAGTCGCCGTTTGGAGAAGAAGACTGGCAAAAGAGGGTGTGCGGGCAGTTCGGTCTTGAATCAACTCTCAGGCCTATAGGGCGGCCAAGGAAGATACAGGAAAAGTAG
- a CDS encoding DUF2169 family type VI secretion system accessory protein yields the protein MYQLDNRSVWSAGLYPGWGRAGERQFTLVIKAGFCFDCHGHLSPLPQPDIEEADRYRGGPGTSSLAGACETVPFKQGAELLLYGTAQPPGAGRTVGEVEISLRRGDDAPWSKTLRVFGRRSWATRLLMTVPGDPEPLEAVPLIYENAYGGSDPADPEKIFPANPVGRGFSDKGRRLKGVDLPQIEIGPLFITSPAARPAPAGFGPLAPLWEPRVRAFSVIDEDAAQHGGCPWGKEVAADLFNAAPLDQRFSQPVQGDECIRLRGLVAEAPQGVTLHVPKLRPAVLLNRNAVMQNLEVCCDTLVIEADRQEMHLVFRAALPWDVKNPENGWVVVRESRPQEEQPKIHKQAKT from the coding sequence ATGTATCAACTCGACAACCGCAGCGTCTGGTCCGCCGGGCTCTATCCCGGTTGGGGCCGGGCAGGGGAGCGACAGTTTACCCTCGTCATCAAGGCGGGATTCTGTTTTGATTGCCATGGGCATCTCTCCCCCCTCCCACAGCCTGACATCGAGGAAGCTGATCGCTATCGCGGCGGACCAGGGACCTCAAGTCTGGCCGGGGCCTGCGAAACCGTTCCCTTCAAACAGGGCGCCGAACTGCTGCTGTACGGGACGGCACAGCCGCCGGGAGCCGGGCGCACGGTGGGCGAAGTCGAAATCAGCCTGCGACGAGGCGATGATGCCCCCTGGTCGAAAACCCTGCGCGTTTTCGGCCGTCGCAGCTGGGCAACCCGGCTGCTGATGACCGTGCCCGGCGATCCCGAACCCCTTGAGGCGGTGCCGCTCATCTACGAAAACGCTTACGGCGGAAGCGACCCGGCCGACCCCGAAAAGATCTTTCCTGCTAATCCCGTGGGACGCGGCTTCAGCGACAAAGGACGACGCCTCAAGGGCGTGGATCTGCCGCAGATCGAAATCGGACCGCTTTTCATCACCAGCCCCGCGGCGCGTCCCGCGCCGGCCGGGTTCGGCCCCCTGGCGCCGCTCTGGGAGCCGCGCGTCAGAGCTTTTTCCGTCATCGACGAAGATGCGGCCCAGCACGGCGGCTGCCCCTGGGGTAAGGAGGTTGCGGCGGATTTATTCAACGCCGCCCCTCTGGACCAGCGCTTTTCACAACCCGTTCAAGGTGATGAGTGCATCAGGCTGCGCGGCCTTGTGGCCGAAGCGCCCCAGGGTGTCACGCTGCATGTGCCGAAACTACGCCCCGCCGTCCTGCTGAACCGGAACGCAGTGATGCAGAACCTTGAGGTATGCTGCGACACCCTGGTCATTGAGGCCGACCGGCAGGAGATGCACCTGGTGTTTCGTGCCGCGCTGCCCTGGGATGTTAAAAATCCCGAAAACGGTTGGGTGGTGGTGCGTGAGTCCCGGCCGCAGGAAGAACAACCAAAGATACACAAGCAGGCCAAGACATGA
- a CDS encoding beta-ketoacyl synthase N-terminal-like domain-containing protein translates to MMRLEDSGTSPKKNAAGEVALVISGQGVCCPSGDVPSALLGAVATHISAAAADERFSLPIPGAEEGAAVLTAPVAQLQELKDPPLRMAMLAQTALEQALAALADDFTWDELLILTLVPDTRTPRGLPPHALNQLRRDLSELRPGLDRAAFRFASCEEGAVVHLQAACAELREGKRRALLFGGVDSLVDLVTCTLLARDGRIATTHNSEGRVPGEGAAYVLLQPESAATALAHLAGIGCAVEPNAGEADAKRMSGLSAAVTSSLEARSLSPAAMDCVIAPHDGSLSGALEWHHTVERLFPRREAAPRNFEELLPCRSFGDLGAAALPLALVLGSARFEFSHSSVKHVMVCETGDCPQRGAVLLVSF, encoded by the coding sequence ATGATGAGGCTCGAGGATAGCGGGACTTCTCCGAAGAAAAACGCGGCTGGTGAGGTGGCTCTGGTCATCAGCGGCCAGGGTGTGTGCTGCCCGTCCGGCGATGTGCCTTCTGCCCTGCTGGGCGCGGTCGCCACGCATATCTCGGCGGCCGCAGCCGATGAGCGTTTTTCATTGCCGATTCCAGGCGCCGAAGAGGGCGCAGCCGTTTTGACCGCGCCCGTGGCGCAATTGCAAGAACTCAAAGATCCTCCTCTGCGCATGGCGATGCTGGCTCAAACGGCTCTGGAGCAGGCACTAGCTGCCCTGGCCGATGATTTTACCTGGGACGAGCTGCTGATTCTAACCCTGGTGCCCGATACAAGGACGCCGCGGGGACTTCCGCCTCACGCTCTCAATCAACTGCGTCGGGATCTGAGCGAATTGCGTCCCGGGCTTGACCGCGCGGCGTTTCGCTTTGCGTCTTGTGAAGAAGGGGCGGTTGTGCACCTGCAGGCGGCGTGCGCTGAGCTGCGAGAGGGAAAGCGGCGGGCACTGCTGTTCGGCGGTGTCGATTCTTTGGTCGATCTGGTGACTTGTACCCTGCTGGCTCGCGACGGACGCATCGCCACCACGCACAACAGTGAGGGGCGGGTCCCGGGGGAGGGGGCGGCCTACGTGCTGCTGCAACCTGAATCGGCGGCCACTGCCCTGGCGCATCTTGCCGGTATCGGCTGCGCCGTTGAGCCTAATGCCGGGGAAGCCGACGCCAAGCGCATGAGCGGCCTTTCAGCAGCCGTGACATCCTCTCTGGAGGCGCGCAGTCTTTCGCCCGCGGCTATGGATTGCGTGATCGCACCCCATGACGGCAGTTTGAGCGGCGCGCTTGAATGGCATCACACGGTGGAGCGTTTGTTCCCGCGTCGGGAAGCCGCGCCGCGAAATTTTGAAGAACTCCTGCCCTGTCGCAGCTTCGGTGATTTGGGCGCGGCCGCTCTGCCTCTGGCCCTGGTGCTGGGCAGCGCCCGCTTTGAGTTCTCGCACTCATCAGTCAAGCACGTCATGGTCTGTGAAACCGGTGATTGTCCGCAGCGTGGCGCCGTGCTGCTGGTGTCTTTTTAG
- a CDS encoding DNA ligase: MIRQKSAYPFLMIGLLLFFLEAAPSFASSAGGQMLPRTYTEQVDVTGWLMSEKLDGVRGRWDGRRLWSKNGHLFHPPEEFIRGLPDFPLDGEIWGGRGTFGETAAVVQRSRDDEGWLQLKFAVFDVPEAGTDFFQRIARAEKWFAAHPSDYAFVLSQKIVQNRDHLQEELRRVEGLGGEGLMVRRPDAFYRVGRSAGILKVKSFQDAEAAVVAHIPGSGRNRGRLGSLRVELDNGIQFRIGSGFSDAQRENPPPIGAVVTFKHYGFYPSGIPKFPSFLRVRKDQDL; encoded by the coding sequence ATGATTAGACAAAAATCGGCATATCCATTCCTGATGATCGGCCTGCTGCTGTTTTTTCTGGAGGCGGCTCCCTCTTTTGCGTCCTCTGCAGGGGGACAGATGCTGCCGCGCACTTATACGGAGCAGGTCGATGTGACGGGCTGGCTGATGAGCGAGAAGCTCGATGGCGTGCGCGGGAGATGGGACGGCCGTCGCCTCTGGTCGAAAAACGGTCATCTCTTTCATCCGCCGGAGGAATTTATTCGCGGACTGCCGGATTTCCCGCTTGATGGAGAGATCTGGGGTGGGCGCGGCACCTTCGGTGAGACGGCGGCCGTGGTGCAGCGAAGCCGGGATGACGAGGGCTGGCTGCAGTTGAAATTTGCAGTTTTTGATGTGCCTGAAGCGGGAACTGATTTTTTCCAGCGCATTGCCAGAGCTGAAAAATGGTTTGCAGCTCATCCGTCTGATTATGCGTTTGTTCTTTCCCAAAAGATCGTGCAAAACCGCGATCATTTACAGGAGGAGCTGCGCCGGGTGGAAGGTCTCGGCGGCGAAGGGTTGATGGTTCGCCGGCCTGACGCCTTTTATCGTGTGGGACGCAGCGCCGGGATACTCAAGGTCAAAAGTTTTCAGGACGCTGAGGCAGCTGTGGTTGCGCACATCCCCGGCAGCGGCCGAAACCGTGGACGACTCGGATCTCTGCGGGTGGAATTGGACAACGGAATTCAGTTCAGGATCGGGAGCGGATTCAGTGATGCACAGCGTGAAAACCCGCCGCCGATCGGTGCGGTGGTCACCTTCAAGCATTATGGATTCTATCCTTCGGGAATCCCTAAATTCCCTTCTTTTCTTCGCGTTCGCAAAGACCAGGATCTTTAA
- the xthA gene encoding exodeoxyribonuclease III has translation MKFVSFNVNGLRSRLHQLEAVVEKHRPDVIGIQETKVADADFPLAAVEKLGYQAAYHGQKTHYGVALLSLSPPTEVRCGFPDDSDEAQKRLISATFEIPSGEKIEVINGYFPQGENRDHPVKFPGKRKFYADLRAYLAARSDKENHFVVMGDFNVAPVDEDIGIGEENARRWLRTGKTCFLPEEREWFADLIALGLKDSYRELCPQVNDRFSWFDYRSRGFEREPRRGLRIDHILLSPKLMARCREAGIDYEIRSMTKPSDHCPVWAVVDDAPA, from the coding sequence ATGAAGTTTGTTTCGTTCAATGTCAACGGCCTGCGCTCGCGGCTGCATCAGCTTGAGGCGGTGGTGGAGAAACACCGCCCCGATGTGATCGGGATTCAGGAAACCAAGGTGGCCGACGCTGATTTCCCGCTGGCGGCCGTGGAGAAGCTGGGCTACCAGGCGGCCTATCACGGGCAGAAGACCCATTACGGGGTGGCGCTTTTGTCCCTCAGTCCTCCGACCGAGGTGCGCTGCGGCTTTCCTGACGATAGTGATGAGGCGCAGAAAAGGCTGATCAGTGCAACCTTTGAAATCCCGTCCGGGGAAAAGATCGAGGTGATCAACGGCTACTTCCCCCAGGGGGAAAATCGCGACCATCCGGTCAAATTTCCGGGAAAGCGGAAGTTTTATGCCGACCTGCGGGCCTATCTCGCCGCACGCTCCGATAAAGAGAACCACTTTGTGGTGATGGGTGACTTCAACGTGGCGCCGGTCGATGAGGATATCGGTATCGGCGAGGAGAATGCCAGGCGGTGGCTGCGTACCGGCAAAACCTGTTTTCTGCCGGAGGAGCGCGAGTGGTTCGCTGACCTGATAGCGCTTGGGCTCAAGGACAGTTACCGGGAACTTTGCCCGCAGGTCAATGACCGTTTCAGCTGGTTCGACTACCGCAGCCGCGGTTTCGAGCGGGAGCCGCGGCGTGGACTGCGCATCGACCACATCCTGTTGTCACCAAAGCTGATGGCGCGCTGCCGTGAGGCCGGCATTGATTATGAAATCCGGTCGATGACGAAACCTTCCGACCATTGTCCCGTGTGGGCGGTGGTGGACGATGCCCCGGCCTGA
- a CDS encoding zinc ribbon-containing protein, translating to MPRRKKEPKEASQEKPETIEVAAEPVVEAEVASESTDSAAQTESATEAQECEVGLYEKLTARTSEILEDGRKTLDEALKKAKDEMTRAGDFSKEQVDRVGEFVRRDIIENAGKAVEAVKNAVDPQRLSAGIQDFIARILTSTADAIGGLAEKTEQNLEHKTGEPTSAGTLTCKECGAQMHLKHASRIPPCPKCHKTVFRKTY from the coding sequence ATGCCACGCCGAAAAAAAGAGCCGAAAGAGGCGTCGCAGGAAAAGCCGGAAACCATCGAAGTCGCGGCCGAGCCGGTCGTGGAAGCCGAAGTGGCTTCTGAGTCAACGGATTCTGCAGCGCAGACGGAATCTGCGACGGAGGCTCAGGAGTGCGAGGTTGGATTGTACGAAAAGCTGACCGCCAGGACATCCGAAATTCTCGAAGATGGCCGTAAAACCTTGGACGAGGCATTAAAAAAAGCCAAGGACGAGATGACTCGAGCCGGAGATTTTTCAAAAGAGCAGGTGGACAGAGTCGGTGAGTTTGTGCGTCGCGACATCATTGAAAATGCCGGTAAGGCTGTTGAGGCGGTGAAGAATGCTGTTGATCCGCAGCGGTTGTCCGCTGGAATCCAGGATTTTATTGCGCGCATTCTGACCAGTACCGCTGATGCCATAGGTGGGCTGGCCGAAAAAACCGAGCAGAATCTCGAGCATAAAACCGGAGAGCCGACCAGTGCGGGGACCCTGACCTGCAAAGAATGCGGAGCTCAGATGCACCTCAAGCATGCATCGCGTATTCCACCCTGCCCCAAATGTCATAAGACAGTTTTTCGCAAAACATATTGA